CAGACCAGATATATTACGCTTCCCAGCCTGAAAAATGTAATTATTATGATGTTCATTTTGAATGTTGGCAAGATTTTCTATTCTGATTTCGGACTTTTTTACCAGTTGTCACAGGGGGCTAAAGGCTCGATTTTCAATTCGGTTGCAACCATTGACACCTATGTGTTTAATGCATTGAAGTCAGCAACTCCAATCGGGATGACATCGGCGGCATCCTTCTTCCAGTCGGTGGCATGTTGTATTACCATTCTGGTGGCAAATGCGATTGTGAAAAAGATTGATAACGAAAGTTCAATCATTTAGAAAGGAAAACTGAAATGAGAAAAAGAGCAGTAAAAGATATGGATATGGCCGACAGCTCAACACTTAACCGCATATCACCCGCAATCAACATCAGCTTTAACGTTCTGTTCATTCTGTTTGCGTTGATTTGTATTATCCCGGTTGTTTTTGTGTTTATTATTTCTATCTCATCTGAGCAGTCTATAAAATTGAACGGATACCGCTTCTGGCCTCAAGAGTTTTCGTTGGAATCCTACCTCTTTTTGTGGAAGGAAGGAAAGATGATCATAAGGGCACTGGGCATATCGGCAGCAGTAACGGTGGCAGGAACAGCTTTTGGGGTTATTCTGACCACTCTTATGGGTTATGTTCTGTCAATCCGAAAATTTAAATTTAACTCATTTTTTACCATGGTGGTATTCATTCCAATGATTTTTAATGGGGGTATGATTTCCTCTTATGTAATCAACACCCAGTTTCTGCATTTGAAAAATACACTTTGGTCGCTTATTCTGCCCCTGTGTGTCAGTTCGTTTCATGTAATTATCTGTAAAACATTTTTTAAGCTGAACATTCCGGAATCCATTGTAGAATCCGCCCAGATAGACGGGGCCAGTCATTTCACCATCTTTGCACGGATTGCATTCCCGCTGTCCAAGCCCATTGTTGCCACTATTGCATTGTTTTTGTCTTTCGCCTATTGGAATGACTGGTTTCAGTCTTCCCTGTACATAACAGATACAAAATTATTTTCCATCCAATCTTTACTGGATCATATTCAGAGAAATATGGAGATGATGGCAAAGAACCCTTCGTTAGGTGTGACTTTACAGCAGTATATGAATAACATGCCTAAAGAAGGGGCGAGAATGGCGATGGCGATTATAATTATTGTACCAATTGCCTGCACCTATCCGTTCTTCCAGAGATATTTTATTTCAGGACTTACGGTTGGGGCAGTGAAAGGATAGAATTTATTCAAAAAAAGAAGGGAGAGGTATTATGAAAAAGAAAAAATTATTGGGGCTTTTTACAGTATCGGTTTTGGGGATATCCATGCTGGCCGGATGCGGAGGAAACAATGCGGCAATGAGTAACAAAGAGACAAAAGTAACGGAAGCGAAAGAAGAAACTGCAGCCGATGGCGAGGTGGTAACGATTAAATGGATTCAGGTTGGAAATGGAATGCCGGAAAATTATGACGCCTGGCTTCGACAGATCAATCCTTACCTGGAAGAAAAAATCGGTGTAAATGTTGAGATGGAGATTGTTCCTTGGGGTGACTGGGATAATCGGCGAAGCGTAATCGTCAACTCGGGCGAGAAGTTTGATATTCTTTTTACGGATATGAAACGTTATAATTCGGAGGTAAATACCGGAGCATTTCTGGATATTACTGATTTGCTGAAGGAAAAGACTCCTGAACTGTATCAAATGGTGCCGGAGGATTACTGGAAGGCGACCTCCATCGGCGGCAAGGTTTATGCAGTGCCAACCTACAAAGACAGCTCGTCTTCCCAGTATTTTATCTGGGATAAAGCCATTGCAGATAAATATAAGATTGATTTTGAACATGTAACAGACTACGAGAAGCTGTATGAAGCCTTAAAGGCGGTCAAGACAGGCGAAGGTTCTGCCCCCTATTATATGTCCAAGAACGGAGCGGAATTCCTTGCTACCAACTTTTTCGATCAGATAGGTGCAGGCCTTGTGCCTTTGGGTGTAAAGTACAATGATGAGACCAGGACGGTGGTAAATCCGCTGGAGGATGAAGAGATACTGAAAGACCTGGATATTATCCACAAGATGTACATAGAGGGCATCATCAATGGTGATGCGCCAAATGCGGATGATGCAAACAAATACAGAACATTTTTTACTGCTCAGGGCTGGAGTGGGGCTGCAAAGAACATATGGGGTCCTCAGAATGGTATTGATGACTGTGTGGCAGTAAAATTTGGCGAAACCGTTGTGTCCAATACCACCGTTAGAGGTTCATTAAACGGCATTTCTGCAGGTTGTGAACATCCGGAGAAAGCACTGCAGCTTCTTAATCTTGTGAACACGGATCCAAAGGTAAGAAACTGGTTCTTCTATGGTGTGGAAGGTGAAAACTTTGTCTATGAAGGTGAAAAGATAAACAAACTGAATTCAAATTGGGGCATGGCCGGGTATACTCAGGGAACCTTCTTTATTGTGGGTCAGCTGGTTAGTG
This genomic stretch from Lacrimispora sphenoides harbors:
- a CDS encoding carbohydrate ABC transporter permease translates to MRKRAVKDMDMADSSTLNRISPAINISFNVLFILFALICIIPVVFVFIISISSEQSIKLNGYRFWPQEFSLESYLFLWKEGKMIIRALGISAAVTVAGTAFGVILTTLMGYVLSIRKFKFNSFFTMVVFIPMIFNGGMISSYVINTQFLHLKNTLWSLILPLCVSSFHVIICKTFFKLNIPESIVESAQIDGASHFTIFARIAFPLSKPIVATIALFLSFAYWNDWFQSSLYITDTKLFSIQSLLDHIQRNMEMMAKNPSLGVTLQQYMNNMPKEGARMAMAIIIIVPIACTYPFFQRYFISGLTVGAVKG
- a CDS encoding ABC transporter substrate-binding protein is translated as MKKKKLLGLFTVSVLGISMLAGCGGNNAAMSNKETKVTEAKEETAADGEVVTIKWIQVGNGMPENYDAWLRQINPYLEEKIGVNVEMEIVPWGDWDNRRSVIVNSGEKFDILFTDMKRYNSEVNTGAFLDITDLLKEKTPELYQMVPEDYWKATSIGGKVYAVPTYKDSSSSQYFIWDKAIADKYKIDFEHVTDYEKLYEALKAVKTGEGSAPYYMSKNGAEFLATNFFDQIGAGLVPLGVKYNDETRTVVNPLEDEEILKDLDIIHKMYIEGIINGDAPNADDANKYRTFFTAQGWSGAAKNIWGPQNGIDDCVAVKFGETVVSNTTVRGSLNGISAGCEHPEKALQLLNLVNTDPKVRNWFFYGVEGENFVYEGEKINKLNSNWGMAGYTQGTFFIVGQLVSDEFNQWDEVKELNADAAPSVMLGFDMDTSEVKTEIANCTAVYEKYKAELWTGAREPRELVKTMREELNKAGYEKILATAQAQVNAAK